A stretch of Haloferax sp. Atlit-12N DNA encodes these proteins:
- a CDS encoding LeuA family protein gives MTRCLTTTRRIRRVPRRVEFFQGTLAQQSEIEDVRIFDTTLRDGEQSPRTSFSYEEKRDIAETLDDMGTHVIEAGFPVNSEAEFEAVADIAASTDATTCGLARVVDKDIEAALDSGVDMVHTFVSTSDVQLADSMHASREEAVERAVRSVEHVRDAGVEVMFSPMDATRTDEDFLIEVVEAVSEAGVDWINLPDTCGVATPTRFARMVATVREHTDARIDVHAHDDFGLASANAMAGFEAGAAQAQVSVNGIGERAGNAAYEEVVMAAESLYGVDTGIDTTKITELARVVEAASDIPVPANKPVVGRNAFSHESGIHAAGVIENADTFEPGVMTPEMVGATREFVLGKHTGTHSVRKRLADIGFEPSDAEVREVTRRVKDHGAEKERVDDSTLEVFARDVGITHEDDTEEVRA, from the coding sequence CTGACACGATGTCTCACAACGACACGGAGGATTCGTCGGGTTCCCCGGCGGGTCGAGTTCTTCCAGGGCACATTAGCCCAACAATCTGAAATCGAAGACGTACGAATCTTCGACACGACACTCCGCGACGGCGAACAGTCACCGCGAACCTCGTTCAGTTACGAGGAGAAGCGCGACATCGCCGAGACTCTCGACGACATGGGTACCCACGTCATCGAGGCCGGGTTCCCGGTGAACTCGGAAGCGGAGTTCGAAGCAGTCGCAGATATCGCTGCTTCGACGGACGCGACGACGTGCGGGTTGGCCCGCGTCGTCGACAAGGATATCGAAGCCGCGCTGGATTCCGGCGTGGACATGGTGCACACGTTCGTGAGCACCAGCGACGTCCAGTTGGCCGACTCGATGCACGCTTCCCGCGAGGAAGCCGTCGAGCGGGCCGTCCGCAGTGTCGAACACGTCCGCGACGCGGGCGTTGAAGTAATGTTCTCACCGATGGACGCCACCCGGACGGACGAGGACTTCCTCATCGAAGTCGTCGAGGCCGTCTCCGAGGCGGGCGTCGATTGGATCAACCTGCCGGACACCTGCGGCGTGGCGACGCCGACTCGCTTCGCCCGCATGGTGGCGACGGTCAGAGAGCACACCGACGCGAGAATCGACGTGCACGCGCACGACGACTTCGGACTGGCGTCGGCGAACGCGATGGCCGGCTTCGAGGCCGGCGCCGCACAGGCGCAGGTGTCGGTCAACGGCATCGGCGAACGCGCCGGCAACGCCGCCTACGAGGAGGTCGTCATGGCCGCCGAATCCCTCTACGGCGTCGACACCGGCATCGACACGACGAAGATAACCGAGCTGGCTCGCGTCGTCGAGGCGGCGTCCGACATCCCGGTTCCGGCGAACAAGCCGGTCGTCGGCCGCAACGCCTTCTCTCACGAGAGCGGCATCCACGCCGCCGGCGTCATCGAGAACGCCGACACCTTCGAACCGGGCGTCATGACCCCGGAGATGGTCGGCGCGACCCGCGAGTTCGTACTCGGCAAACACACGGGGACGCACTCGGTACGCAAGCGCCTCGCAGATATCGGGTTCGAACCCTCGGACGCCGAGGTCCGGGAGGTAACCCGCCGCGTCAAAGACCACGGCGCGGAGAAGGAACGCGTCGACGACTCGACGCTCGAGGTGTTCGCCCGCGACGTGGGTATCACCCACGAGGACGACACGGAGGAGGTCCGCGCCTGA
- a CDS encoding DUF5779 family protein, whose amino-acid sequence MGDFNLNLQTAEEHLDEDDAEGDVVLGVLDGSTPPEKWVQSVARGNVLFLAIEGDLNKLASGFARDVKDMGGQLMHFRKFLVVSPPGVDINTDDL is encoded by the coding sequence ATGGGCGATTTCAATCTCAACTTGCAGACGGCCGAAGAACATCTCGACGAGGACGACGCCGAGGGTGACGTGGTCCTCGGCGTCCTCGACGGCTCGACCCCGCCGGAGAAGTGGGTCCAGTCCGTCGCCCGCGGAAACGTCCTCTTTCTCGCCATCGAGGGTGACCTCAACAAACTCGCGTCGGGCTTCGCACGCGACGTCAAGGACATGGGCGGCCAGCTGATGCACTTCCGGAAGTTCCTCGTCGTCTCCCCGCCGGGCGTGGACATCAACACGGACGACCTCTGA